A single window of Eucalyptus grandis isolate ANBG69807.140 chromosome 1, ASM1654582v1, whole genome shotgun sequence DNA harbors:
- the LOC104434299 gene encoding charged multivesicular body protein 7 has product MDGEALAQFIRREVPDWDDEVVATARFKAFSGQRSDWEPRYQFWRDLILRIARRFGLLLIEPSQVTKEWFNRGGLTPLCIDHVLSLMYDEGDILRKADLGDPSSGRLSQILRKVRLLVVRPSSTEAVLEDSVVVAALLKEKACEVLNVLSESSWTSSCIVTRRRFREICGGPDEESIILSYLSGCRKAQYLSVHKKELIEGVKVSLTAAAVSTITSLDHDVLHLIWTMEKLQQQLDLIDQRYEKTRSLAAASLKSGNKKVALRYARELKLASESREKCATLLNRVEEVLQIISDAESTKEVSEAIQIGARAIKENKISVGEVELCLEEIDESIDFQKQVEKALESTSSGRFDDEDVVDEFRKLELEVGKEHSQIGNQTDNAANEAEESESAASLADAFSNLKLAVGASEELGHDRAPRASEEEHKNLRLEAEAA; this is encoded by the exons ATGGACGGAGAAGCTCTGGCTCAGTTCATACGCCGGGAAGTCCCCGACTGGGACGACGAAGTGGTGGCGACGGCGCGGTTCAAGGCGTTCAGCGGCCAGAGGTCCGATTGGGAGCCCAGGTACCAATTCTGGAGGGACTTGATTCTCAGGATCGCTCGTCGCTTCGGCCTCCTCCTCATCGAACCCTCGCAG GTGACGAAGGAATGGTTTAACCGCGGCGGCTTGACTCCTCTGTGCATCGATCATGTTCTG TCTTTGATGTATGATGAAGGTGATATTCTCCGAAAAGCTGATCTTGGAGACCCAAGTAGCGGACGGCTTTCCCAGATTTTGAGGAAAGTAAGGCTTTTGGTGGTTAGACCGTCGAGTACTGAAGCAGTACTGGAAGATAGTGTCGTTGTTGCAGCTCTCCTCAAG GAGAAAGCATGCGAAGTTCTCAATGTCTTATCTGAGAGCAGTTGGACATCTTCATGCATTGTAACAAGGAGAAGGTTCCGGGAGATTTGTGGAGGACCTGATGAAGAATCTATCATTTTGAGCTACTTGTCAGGATGCAGAAAGGCACAATACTTGTCCGTTCACAAGAAGGAATTAATAGAG GGTGTTAAAGTTTCCCTTACGGCAGCTGCAGTTTCCACTATCACAAGTCTAGATCATGACGTTTTGCACTTAATTTGGACGATGGAAAAGCTTCAACAGCAACTCGACTTGATTGATCAACGTTATGAGAA GACCAGAAGTTTAGCTGCTGCTTCTCTGAAATCTGGAAACAAGAAAGTTGCACTCAGGTATGCAAGGGAGTTGAAGCTGGCCTCTGAGAGCAGAGAAAAATGCGCAACGCTTTTGAACAGAGTGGAGGAAGTTCTTCAGATTATTTCTGATGCTGAATCTACGAAAGAG GTTTCAGAAGCGATCCAGATTGGAGCTCGGGCAATTAAGGAAAACAAGATCAGTGTAGGGGAAGTTGAACTTTGTCTGGAAGAAATTGATGAGAGCATTGATTTCCAAAAGCAAGTTGAAAAGGCTCTAG AATCAACATCATCTGGCAGATTTGATGATGAGGATGTTGTTGATGAGTTTAGGAAGTTAGAGTTGGAAGTTGGGAAAGAGCACTCTCAGATAGGCAATCAGACTGATAATGCTGCAAATGAAGCAGAGGAATCGGAATCTGCTGCATCTCTAGCTGATGCCTTTTCGAATCTAAAACTTGCAGTCGGTGCATCTGAGGAACTTGGGCATGATCGTGCACCTCGAGCAAGTGAGGAGGAACATAAAAATTTAAGGCTTGAAGCTGAAGCTGCTTAG
- the LOC104434276 gene encoding transcription factor MYB61: MGRHSCCYKQKLRKGLWSPEEDEKLLRHISQYGHGCWSSVPKQAGLQRCGKSCRLRWINYLRPDLKRGAFSQDEEDLIIELHAALGNKWSQIAANLPGRTDNEIKNLWNSCLKKKLRQRGIDPVSHRPLSEVENSDDKDATSGQTQDKVSRGSVELLSQLNPQFSSSTTARSSKNSNLMAPTLSKDTVADGFVSNHQENSMMNSCISDFVDNFSLQQLNYSSSDSRFSNLCFTQTGRAHGNTIFSDFNSNVISAISPPSSNSLFPTASMGFNFKPSNAVPSANSTSSASTGTADFHNSGSYFGNSLVSWGLLADCGSPDKEGSTSIHPLEVHQPGDFKWAAEYLQNPLFMAAALQNQAQEQSNLYNQIKPETQFPPDHSTTSMWDHLQGHESLDNSLNTCGKDIQRLTALLGHN, encoded by the exons ATGGGGAGGCATTCTTGCTGTTACAAGCAGAAGCTCAGAAAAGGCTTATGGTCACCTGAAGAGGATGAGAAGCTTCTGAGGCATATCTCTCAGTATGGCCATGGTTGTTGGAGCTCTGTCCCAAAGCAAGCCG GTCTACAGAGATGCGGCAAGAGCTGCAGATTGAGGTGGATTAATTACTTGAGGCCCGATTTGAAAAGAGGGGCGTTCTCGCAAGATGAAGAGGACCTCATTATTGAGCTCCACGCTGCTCTTGGGAACAA GTGGTCGCAGATTGCAGCAAACTTGCCTGGCAGAACTGACAATGAGATAAAGAACCTGTGGAATTCTTGCCTGAAGAAAAAGCTCAGGCAGAGAGGCATTGACCCTGTGAGCCACAGGCCTCTCTCTGAGGTTGAGAATAGTGACGACAAGGACGCAACGTCAGGGCAGACCCAAGATAAGGTCTCTCGTGGGTCAGTTGAATTGCTGAGCCAGCTCAATCCACAATTCTCAAGCTCCACGACAGCAAGGAGCAGTAAAAACAGCAATTTGATGGCACCAACATTGAGCAAGGACACAGTTGCAGATGGGTTTGTGAGCAATCACCAAGAGAACTCGATGATGAACAGTTGCATCTCAGACTTTGTTGATAATTTCTCTCTGCAACAATTGAACTACTCATCAAGTGATTCCAGATTTTCTAATCTCTGTTTCACCCAAACGGGCAGAGCACATGGAAACACCATCTTTTCCGACTTCAATTCGAATGTAATATCTGCCATTTCTCCTCCCTCATCTAACTCTTTATTCCCTACTGCTTCAATGGGCTTCAACTTCAAGCCATCTAATGCTGTCCCCTCGGCGAATTCGACTTCAAGCGCTAGCACAGGAACTGCAGATTTTCACAACAGTGGCTCCTACTTCGGGAACAGCTTAGTTTCCTGGGGATTGTTAGCAGATTGTGGCTCGCCAGACAAGGAGGGATCGACTTCGATCCATCCATTGGAAGTTCACCAACCCGGAGACTTCAAGTGGGCTGCCGAATATCTCCAGAACCCTCTGTTCATGGCGGCCGCGCTGCAGAACCAAGCCCAGGAACAGTCCAATTTGTACAATCAGATAAAGCCAGAGACCCAGTTTCCTCCAGACCATTCAACTACTTCCATGTGGGATCATCTACAGGGACATGAATCCTTGGACAATTCTTTGAATACGTGCGGCAAGGATATCCAGAGATTAACGGCGCTACTCGGACACAATTAG